The sequence AATTCCAACTGTTTTTCATTTATAACATGCTTATATGTTGTGTGCCAGCCCACTGTACTGTTTATGCACAGAAAACCAAAAAAGCACTATGGTGGCAAAGTAGAGGAAGAGCATGAGGCAGCTACATAAAAACATAATTATGTCATGGTATTGCCTTCTTTTCCTGTGGAGATTCTGCAGGATTTGTTGTGTCACTTGCTGTGTAAACAGAATCACAGAAATGTGATGTTAAAACGGGACTGTGGTAAATATCTCCATAATAATAGGCCTACACACGTACACTTCACTGTGGCATCATCATACATACTTGTTAGGGTAGGGTCTCCTTGCAATGTCTGGACACTGGACGATCTGAAAGACATGGATAGGTGAGAAAGGCATTCACATTTGAACTGTATGTTCTGTATGCTGTCATAATCATACTGTTCAACACACAACCAACAATATTCACCTTGTTATGACGAGGCGTCCGTTCCCTATGAGAGTAAAACAATGGAATACATGAGTGATTCTGTCTGATCGGTTTTGCTAATACGTTTAAAAGGCTGTTAGATCCCAGGTTCACATACTCTTTGCTTTCAGTGAGAGGAGACAGGTGATGCAGAATATGAATACTGCAAGTAGAATTATGAATCCTATCAGGGCCATACATCCGATGATGTATTTAGTCAGCATGTCTGTAACAGAGAAATGCTTTATTTTTGACCAAATGGATGAATGACCTAAATCAGGAATCTATGCATTACATTTCTCATGTAATCTTTCTTACTTGTGTTCCACACCACCACTGTGACATTTTTGCTGGGAGGTGAGTGGACGCCCTCCTCCTCTTAATAATGACACTGGACGGTGACCTTTGACCACAGCCCTCTGGGCTTCCACCCAAGCAGCTCTGACCCCATTACTGAGAGGGAGCATTGGTTGTGGCTGGCATTTGAGCGACCAAGCTCCTTGAGTTTAGAATCCACATAGAACAAACACTGCTGACCCTCTACAAGGGCAGAGGACTCGCAGCTCAGCTCAACCACTTCAGTCAGGGTCACAAACCTCAGGCTTACTGAGATCTGGTGCTTCTTCTCCTGGGTAATCCAAGTGTTTGTCTGATTCTCCTTGTCCCCTTGACGGATGAGGAATGAGAGAGATagttgaggaaagagagagatagttgaGGAAAGATAGGTATGATAACATCATAGTGAAAAAACAACGATTTGTGTCCGTTCTAAAACTAATTCAAAATGCAAGATTATTCCCTTCTTAAAGAGCTCAACATTTATTTCCCAGCCATTGATAACCATGCAAATCACAAAAGTGCATCCCTAATGTTGAATGACTGAACAAGCAAGAGAAGGGGAGAAACGTACCTGCATCTGTTAACTGTAGGTCAAGAGAGACTACAAGAAATGTAGTTCATTGTCATTCCAACAAAAGTACAATTAGGGATATTGTTATGAAAGTAAATTATTTAACATTTTATTATACAGTACAATAATGATATTATTAATAATACATAACTAACACATAAGGCACCAGCAGCACATTCATTGGATCATGGTTAAGAGTTCTTTGAAGGTCCCAAACCTGCCACCTGTTATTATTATaatgcagagagagaagtgaaACAGGATATATGGAAATGAGATTTGCTTACGGGGTCGACTATTTTCCCATGTCCTcaaaaatgtttttagaaatatacACAGAAGCTGTTGGCTGTAGATAATGACTCAGGCAATGCCACAgtagtgagtgtgagagtgacaCACTGTAttttgtgtctctcctctctacttttaTGGTGAAACAAAAGCTCCCTTTTGTGATGGTGCATAATTTTCAATGCACTCTCATAACTATAGCTGTCATAGGTTTGTAATGTGCTCCAATTGCAGGTATAGATAAGACTTATCTGGGTGGGCATATTCCGTCCTACGATCCGTAACAAACATGTTACCTCTGTCGGGAGCACAGGCGTTTTGAGAGTTATGTTCATGCAAGATTTTGTTCTGGGTTTTTGAGATTAGGTTGGGCCTAACCAGGCCTAACTGGCAGGAACCGCTTGTAattgcaaaaaatatatttaaaatattaTTGAATTGCTGCAATTATCATGTGGGTTTCATTTGTCTCTAGTTGAAGCTTTGCACATGAATAATTTACTTATAAATCAAGAAAGCTGTTCATTTACATATGCATCAAGTATACTTGTTCAAATGAATCACATCTTTAAACCTTTGCACATATATTTATAGGCCAGTATGAGAATGTAATTGGTCTGAGTGGAACAGATGTTGAcagactacaggaggaggtgGGGTCCACAGAGTAGCACATATGTAAATCAGGAAGCTGAGAGAGGAAATGTGGAGGTAGTGTATCAACAGGTGGAAGTAAAGGCACATACTGTAAGTATACCTTGATTATATCTTAACTAAAAGCACTTTAAAGtaatacttaagtagttttttgggggtatctatactttactattcatattaaTGACTACTTCTACTTTTAGTtaactacattccttaagaaaatattgtactttttactccatacatttttcttgACGCCCAAAAgttctcgttacattttgaatgcttagcaggacaggaaaatagtcaaattcacgcacttatcaaccgaacattcctggtcatccctactgcctctgatctggcggactcactaaactgACAtgatttgtttgtaaatgatggctgagtgttggagtgtgctcctggcCTTCCGTGAAAAAGAAAATAAATGGTGCAtactggtttgcttaatataaggaatttgaaatgatttatacttttactttttatacttaagtatatttttaacCAAAAACGTATAGACTTTTCCTCAAGTAaaattttactgggtgattttaacttttactttagtcattttttattgaggtatctttacttttactcaagttttacagttgggtactttttccaccactgaatacTAATATACACCAGACATGGttaaagagagagatgtagagagcaAGAGatcagaaaaggagagagagatgtagagatttAACAAGCAAAGTTTAACATTTGTTCCACCTTCTTGTGGCTTTGAGTCTCTATTGACTCTTGTCAAGGAGGGAAATAGATTGGTGACTACTGATTGGTGACTGCTGACTAGATTGGGTAACTCAATTTaggaaaatatttattttacGTTTCAGACaaagtttatttttcatttatttaatcGAACCTAAAATGCAAATAGTTGAAGCTGCTTGTTTTCAGAAAGGAGTAGATATCTTTAGTCTTTGTTGTTGTGGCAGTATTTTTTGCACTATGAGTAAATTATGATCCAATATGAAGAAAGAAAGATAGGATTATAACTGTAAACTAAGGCAAAAAATGTTATCAGTAAATGTTTCTTCTTCTATGATTCTGCTAAGAGGGCGTACTCTCCAGCTATTTCAAACTTGATCTTGGTGCGCCCAGGTCCATCTTGGTTACCGGTAGATTTCACTGTTGCATATTGAATACTAGCTCGGTCACCAGTAGATGTCACTGTAGCGTATTGCAGACTAGTGTCCTCTTCCTGTAAGAGAGAGCTCAAGTCACTTTGAGCTGTGTGCACGGTAGGGTTGTCATTGTTGCGTTTGGCAATATTGCTTGATATCGTGGAAGTAAAGTGCATATTAGGCTACTTCACACTGCACTGGTTCAAACCAACTCACCTCATCCCTAGACGGCTTTGTGATGACAGAATCTGTTTAAAATGAGAGAATGAGGGAAAATAAAACATTGAACAAAAGAAGATAAAGTTGGTGGTTTAGTTAACTCTCATACTCACAGACACAAGGTGGGGTTTGGTCTTGCTGCTCAGGTGGGCTTCTGTCGAGACAATGCAGTACAGTCAGAAAGATATAGTAGTGCATGAATAAAGAAAAAATTCTTTGAATCTAAAATGAATACACCAGTCTTACCCAGTATTTACAGGCCTGCCTTGAACCCCTTCAAAAGATACAGAGAGAAAATTTAGCAATTTTGAAAATAACTCAAAGTAGCCTTTGGAACAAAATAAGAATGGGATATGAGAAGACCTATGTGAAAGCACGCACCACACTTGCGTTGGAGAACACACAGCACAGACCCAGCTAGCAGAACCAGGAAAAGGGAACCAGCACCcagaatgatgatgatgaggaacaCTGGAAGTGAAGAAACTGAATGAAGGATCACTGACAGTGAGTCATCTATACAGTATAACCTGACCTTACAATGACTAGAATGTTAGTGCAAATAAGTCTTACTAATAGCGACTATCGAGACACTTAACAGTTTATAGATGTTGGAAATGTATCAATACCTGTACATTTAGAAGTGGAGTCATTCAATAAACTTGCAATTTGAAGTTCATAGGACTATTATCAGTTAATCTAAAACCAAACCAATGTTACTCACCTCTTCCTTGGGCTGTGACATTGCTGCTTGTCTTCTCCTGATCAGTTGTGTTTAAACCGGACGCTGATGGGGAACTAGTTGCTCCTGGAGGATTTAATACTGAAATAATTAAAACATTGATAtgtgtaaataaataatatattagTCTTGCAATACAACAATAGAAAGAGAGAAGATTGACACATTTGAAATCACAGAAAATGATGGGCTCTAGTCTTCCTCACCATCTATGGTGATACCGAGGGGTTCACTATGCTGTGATGTCACAGTATCTTCACCCTCTACCACCAGCTCCACAGCACAGGTGATGAAAATCTCTCCAGCACTGCTTCTCTTCCTATGCAGTTCCTCCGCTGCCACTCTCCCCACACAGACATTGTCTTTGTAGAGCTGTTTTTTAAAGTGTGAGTCACCATTGTTCAGATAAAAGTAGCATGAGGTGCCAGCCTTGGCCTCACATCGAAGATTGAGGTAATTCACAATCTTCTCCACATTAACTCTGGGCTTTCCAATTGGATCTGTCAGTAAATTGTGAAAGTAATTTATGAAGTCATTTAACAAGTGGGAAGTGTACTCTGGTAAACATGTGCTTTGGAGTACTGTAAATCTGTCACTTACCACCCACATTAAGTCTTCGAGCGTCACTAGGTTTAGAGGTTTTGATCGTTTTACCTTCTTTGTTCTGTAGAATTACACAGCTGAGGTCTACTTCAGTCTTGTTCCACTTTTTGAACTCATTCCATAACAACTTGAACTGGCAAGCACCCTGCTTGTAATCCACTTTTCTTATAGGTTTGGTTTCCTGATCTCTGTAGAAATTGCACTCTGTGCCTTCTGGTGACTCACAGCGTACTGTAACAGGTGTAGCTACATTGATGTACGCAGGGGAAATTACAATAGTGGGAGTGGGAACTGAATCTGtttagagaaatagagagaatatATGAAATTGTGAGCAGTAAGAATCTTGATTCAGAATGTGTTTGCATGTGGAGTATCActtccttgtctctctctttgcAACTAAAAATATATAGTTTTTAACAAAGATATGGCACTTTAAGCATTGTGCTACTCTATATTAGTTATGAAAAGTAAtgtacaaatctgtcatcaaaaaaatagttttttgcCTGAAATAAATCAATAGCTGTTGAGCTGGACAATTAAATAAGTGACATTTGTTAATATGTACCTGCACAACTTTCTTTTACCGCAACACCGGCAACATCTTCGAACAAGGTAAAAAACAACTTAGTGAGACATTTTACAAGCCTTACTATAAAGCATAATAAAGTGTCATACATACTTAGAACAAGTTATGAAGCATACATTAAGTAACATATTACCAAAACTTAAAATCCGTGTAAAGAGATATTGATCCAAAGACCAAAATAATTGAATACTCACAAATGAGAAGAATATAAGACAAAGACATATTTTccacttccttccttccttccgtcAGTGAAGTGAACTCCACACATAGATTGTGATGTGAGAAAACTGATGTGTGTTTGGTAGGACACAGAAAAACCTACAGAGGAGGATATGGAGACTCACGTGTGATGTTGTGACTGATCATTAGTGACACTGAAGAAAATGACCTTATTTTCATTGACCACTAAAGGGCTGTGCATGTGGTCCACCCTACATTGAACTTACTGAAAATATAGGTAACTACAGCACAGATATTTCAAATATGAGAACTCTTGTGATTAATTGATAAAATAAACTAGTTGACTTTTCAAAGAGTTACTTTAAACTATACaaacacaaataaacaaaacCAAAACTAGATATGCAGTAGCTTAACAGCAACATCACCCTAACAACTGTTAGGTTCTATTTCTCAGAGTATAAAAACTCAACAGACATTATAAAAGCTTAACCATGTTTATTCTTCCCAATTAGACAAAAAAcattttcacacaagcactgatatgtAACTGTTCCTCATAGGCTGAGTCTCCTTCTACATATCTGTCAAACATTGTTCTTTACTGCTAGGCAGGACACTAGTGATACGGGCCATGAACTTTTACTTCTCCCTTaaggtgacctgacctgacctcaacccccctccatcactaatcaaTGGCTCTCTCCCTTCATCAATGTCTGCCGCATGCAATCACTTCCCTGCACTCaacacattccaagcttaattgcacacactatataccttccACCTAAAACCAATAACTTCTGCTGTAGACCCTCTAAACCTCAGCACTccatcagtgacatgaataagtatatttttatattctcagaacccaacacaacacacataTTGACATGATCAAATTAGTTCAGTTACTGATCTATTGGGTTTATTTGAAGATGGAGAATTTGATGGAAAGTTTCTTGTTTGAGCTTTTTCACCCCACGACTTTCACAGCTTTGTAATGGAGGTGACTAATGCTTCTTCAAATGAGGAAATGGCAGATACCTTGATCCATGTCTGTTTAGTTTACATAATACATATTTCCAGTCAGAGTAACCAGTCTGTGCCAACTAAGTCATGGCTTGGATTGCATCCATAGTTCACATTACTTTTGTGTATTTTTGGCAAACTTAGTTTTTTGGAAGCAAATCCAAGCATTGAAGAAATGGAAAACAGGAATCCAAatatatttcagttgttttttaTTTCATCACCACCAATAAATTGTTTCACATTTTTTGGTAAACCACAGGAGGAAAGGTTATGGATTGTTCCTCAAATAATTAAGATTTCGGTTATAGTACTGGATAACATTGACGTCAACTCCTTGTAGGACGCACCAGTTTCTTTTTAAAGGTTGGACATATTTTTTATGTGAATCTTGCAATATATCCAAAAATTATACAACAGGCatgttatttatttaaattgtagTATGATAGATCTTATTCTCATCCATCTGGGTTTGAGGGCTAGGGACAGAGTGTTAGGTTACCAGTTGCAGCACAATGGCTTATTGTAGCACATCTTAGCTTAGATCATGACCACAATTCCATTACTGTGTCTTTCCACACCTCTTCATGTTCTCTGACAAGTCATTTCTATTGATGGATatagacatacagtatgaatATGAAAATATGCATAGCAAGCCGTTTGCGGTGTTGTTTGCTGGGGTGATGTTGGTGCCTTCTCCTCGTCTCTAGAAATAGAAGTGTACCTGTATGATCAGTACTCTCACTGTGGTCACATCTACGTGACAAACAGACTCAACACACTCTGCTAAAGCTCAGGTACAACAGTGAACATCATGAGACATCGGACCGTTGAAGATCGTTGAAGACCTTTGAAACTCAACTGCTGTGTAATCTAAACACAATGCTGTCTCCTCTCAGAGTGGCTCCTCAACTTCCaaagaaaataaacattttcaacaagatttacaatatactgtacaagCTTTATTTCAACTGGAATACACAACATCCATGAGCAGAAAAAAAGGAATTGCTGATAAAATTGCTGTATTTCAGACATATGAACTCATTACACATGAAACACTTTGCATAATACAAAATACATTAACAAGCAGTGGGGAGTAAAGAGCATTGTTCTACACACACATATTGCAGCTTAGATGGGTTTTGGTCAAGACACGACAATTCACCAGCACATTCAAACAGATAATATAAAAACATGCATGAGTACATTTTGTTGAATATATAGACCACTCTTACCTCCGTTTGACATTGCCTTGCGGATCAACTTCAGAGATACAAGTATGATGAAAACAAATCATACGGGCAGGTTGTATAGCTATTAAAAGACATGACAAAAGCCTTtggaacaacaaacagatgtaggatcttaatttgagccagtttgctacagcaggaaaataatccggcagcaacaggaaatgtgaattattatgtggatgaaAATGAATGGATATTTTTGTTGGGGTTGATAGATTTcttttagggcaaatcaagtttgAAAATTTCAAAgcggaaattacaaactttagaagcattTTTAAATCTCAAATGCACTGCAAGTaggcatttcctgctgtgcaggtaCATTCTCAGAAACAAAAGAGTAATCAAATGAAGTTCCTACATCAGTTACAATTTGTGTGAGTATGAGAAGGCATGCACCACGTCTatactgccactctctgttgtcatctatgcacagtcacttcaattaactctacctacatggacatactacctcaactaaccgttgcccccgcacattgactctgtacaggcacCCCCCTCTATATATTGCTATTTTTTattgctcctctttaattacttgttacttttatcccttattcttatccgtatttttttaaactgcactgtcggttaggggctcggaagtaagcatttcactgaaaggtctacctacacctgttctattcggcgcatgtgactaatatcatttgatttgatttgatttgagaagacACAGAACAAATTCCATCAGCAGAATGATAACATAGACAACAGCACGAAGACTGGTATACTGGTAGAAGGGGATTTCTGAGACAGATTCTGGAAGGGAAAGGGACATCACTATCAAAAACAGGATCTGAATAGGCACTTGCTGATGTATTTCAACAAACTGAGCTCACAATAACCATGTTTATTTAATACACCTTCTCCTTGGGCAGTTATACTACTGACTGACCTATCTTCTCCAAGTGAGATGGAACTGGTGGCTCCAGGAGGATTTACaaccaaaataaataaaacaatgataTACACAGTATGTACAATAATTATATACAGTATTAGTCTTGCAATACAGtactagacagacagaggaatgtcATGATAATATTTTCACAGTTAATCTAAAACCAAACCAATGTTACTGACCTCTTCCTTCGGCTGTGACATTGCTGCTTGTCTTCTCCTGAACAGGTTTGATTACACTGAACACTGATGGGGAACTAGTAGCTAATGGAGGATTtacaactgaaataaataaaaaattgataTGTGTACAATAATAATATATTAGTCTTGCAATACAACAATAGAAAGACAGAAGATTGACACATTTGAAATCACAGAAAATGATGGGCTCTAGTCTTCCTCACCATCTATGGTGATACCGAGGGGTTCACTATGCTGTGATGTCACAGTATTTTCACCCTCTACCACCAGCTCCACAGTACAGGTGATGAAGATCTCTCCAGCactgctcctcttcctctgcaGTTCTTCTTCTGCCACTCTCCCCACACAGACATTGTCTTTGTAGGGCTGTTTTTTAAAGTGTGAATCACCATTGTTCAGATAAAAGTAGCATGAGGTGCCAGCCTTGGCCTCACATCGAAGATTGAGGTAATTCACAATCTTCTCCACATGAACTCTGGGCTTTCCAATTGGATCTGTCAGTAAATTGTGAAAGTAATTTATGAAGTAATTTAACAAGTGGGAAGTGTACTCTGGTAAACATGTGCTTTGGAGTACTGTAAATCTGTCACTTACCACCCACATTAAGTCTTCGAGCGTCACTAGGTTTAGAGGTTTTGATCGTTTTACCTTCTTTGTTCTGTAGAATTACACAGCTGAGGTCTACTTCAGTCTTGTTCCACTTTTTGAACTCATTCCATAACAACTTGAACTGGCAAGCACCCTGCTTGTAATCCACTTTTCTTATAGGTTTGGTTTCCTGATCTCTGTAGAAATTGCACTCTGTGCCTTCTGGTGACTCACAGCGTACTGTAACAGGTGTAGCTACATTGATGTACGCAGGGGAAATTACAATAGTGGGAGTGGGAACTGAATCTGtttagagaaatagagagaatatATGAAATTGTGAGCAGTAAGAATCTTGATTCAGAATGTGTTTGCATGTGGAGTATCActtccttgtctctctctttgcAACTAAAAATATATAGTTTTTAACAAAGATATGGCACTTTAAGCATTGTGCTACTCTATATTAGTTATGAAAAGTAAtgtacaaatctgtcatcaaaaaaatagttttttgcCTGAAATAAATCAATAGCTGTTGAGCTGGACAATTAAATAAGTGACATTTGTTAATATGTACCTGCACAACTTTCTTTTACCGCAACACCGGCAACATCTTCGAACAAGGTAAAAAACAACTTAGTGAGACATTTTACAAGCCTTACTATAAAGCATAATAAAGTGTCATACATACTTAGAACAAGTTATGAAGCATACATTAAGTAACATATTACCAAAACTTAAAATCCGTGTAAAGAGATATTGATCCAAAGACCAAAATAATTGAATACTCACAAATGAGAAGAATATAAGACAAAGACATATTTTccacttccttccttccttccgtcAGTGAAGTGAACTCCACACATAGATTG is a genomic window of Salvelinus alpinus chromosome 18, SLU_Salpinus.1, whole genome shotgun sequence containing:
- the LOC139544010 gene encoding uncharacterized protein isoform X4; the protein is MSLSYILLIYVAGVAVKESCADSVPTPTIVISPAYINVATPVTVRCESPEGTECNFYRDQETKPIRKVDYKQGACQFKLLWNEFKKWNKTEVDLSCVILQNKEGKTIKTSKPSDARRLNVGDPIGKPRVNVEKIVNYLNLRCEAKAGTSCYFYLNNGDSHFKKQLYKDNVCVGRVAAEELHRKRSSAGEIFITCAVELVVEGEDTVTSQHSEPLGITIDVLNPPGATSSPSASGLNTTDQEKTSSNVTAQGRVFLIIIILGAGSLFLVLLAGSVLCVLQRKCGVQGRPVNTGSPPEQQDQTPPCVYSVITKPSRDEEEDTSLQYATVTSTGDRASIQYATVKSTGNQDGPGRTKIKFEIAGEYALLAES
- the LOC139544010 gene encoding uncharacterized protein isoform X1, which codes for MSLSYILLIYVAGVAVKESCADSVPTPTIVISPAYINVATPVTVRCESPEGTECNFYRDQETKPIRKVDYKQGACQFKLLWNEFKKWNKTEVDLSCVILQNKEGKTIKTSKPSDARRLNVGDPIGKPRVHVEKIVNYLNLRCEAKAGTSCYFYLNNGDSHFKKQPYKDNVCVGRVAEEELQRKRSSAGEIFITCTVELVVEGENTVTSQHSEPLGITIDVVNPPLATSSPSVFSVIKPVQEKTSSNVTAEGRVLNPPGATSSPSASGLNTTDQEKTSSNVTAQGRVSSLPVFLIIIILGAGSLFLVLLAGSVLCVLQRKCGVQGRPVNTGSPPEQQDQTPPCVYSVITKPSRDEEEDTSLQYATVTSTGDRASIQYATVKSTGNQDGPGRTKIKFEIAGEYALLAES
- the LOC139544010 gene encoding uncharacterized protein isoform X5 produces the protein MSLSYILLIYVAGVAVKESCADSVPTPTIVISPAYINVATPVTVRCESPEGTECNFYRDQETKPIRKVDYKQGACQFKLLWNEFKKWNKTEVDLSCVILQNKEGKTIKTSKPSDARRLNVGDPIGKPRVNVEKIVNYLNLRCEAKAGTSCYFYLNNGDSHFKKQLYKDNVCVGRVAAEELHRKRSSAGEIFITCAVELVVEGEDTVTSQHSEPLGITIDGATSSPSASGLNTTDQEKTSSNVTAQGRVSSLPVFLIIIILGAGSLFLVLLAGSVLCVLQRKCGVQGRPVNTGSPPEQQDQTPPCVYSVITKPSRDEEEDTSLQYATVTSTGDRASIQYATVKSTGNQDGPGRTKIKFEIAGEYALLAES
- the LOC139544010 gene encoding uncharacterized protein isoform X2, producing MSLSYILLIYVAGVAVKESCADSVPTPTIVISPAYINVATPVTVRCESPEGTECNFYRDQETKPIRKVDYKQGACQFKLLWNEFKKWNKTEVDLSCVILQNKEGKTIKTSKPSDARRLNVGDPIGKPRVHVEKIVNYLNLRCEAKAGTSCYFYLNNGDSHFKKQPYKDNVCVGRVAEEELQRKRSSAGEIFITCTVELVVEGENTVTSQHSEPLGITIDVVNPPLATSSPSVFSVIKPVQEKTSSNVTAEGRVLNPPGATSSPSASGLNTTDQEKTSSNVTAQGRVFLIIIILGAGSLFLVLLAGSVLCVLQRKCGVQGRPVNTGSPPEQQDQTPPCVYSVITKPSRDEEEDTSLQYATVTSTGDRASIQYATVKSTGNQDGPGRTKIKFEIAGEYALLAES
- the LOC139544010 gene encoding uncharacterized protein isoform X3; protein product: MSLSYILLIYVAGVAVKESCADSVPTPTIVISPAYINVATPVTVRCESPEGTECNFYRDQETKPIRKVDYKQGACQFKLLWNEFKKWNKTEVDLSCVILQNKEGKTIKTSKPSDARRLNVGDPIGKPRVNVEKIVNYLNLRCEAKAGTSCYFYLNNGDSHFKKQLYKDNVCVGRVAAEELHRKRSSAGEIFITCAVELVVEGEDTVTSQHSEPLGITIDVLNPPGATSSPSASGLNTTDQEKTSSNVTAQGRVSSLPVFLIIIILGAGSLFLVLLAGSVLCVLQRKCGVQGRPVNTGSPPEQQDQTPPCVYSVITKPSRDEEEDTSLQYATVTSTGDRASIQYATVKSTGNQDGPGRTKIKFEIAGEYALLAES